The Lactuca sativa cultivar Salinas chromosome 2, Lsat_Salinas_v11, whole genome shotgun sequence genome includes the window GGTGATCGGTTCCTGatttaaccggttcgaccgccggatgaaccggtttctatatttttcatgttcttaactttttttttttctattttcctacacatacatacatatataaatcatgaatttgatgtttacaagttcaaatattaaaaatacacataaaaataaattgtagatgaatccaaatacactaaaataacacataaccataagttttaatgTTTTACATTAATCCATAtacattaaaaagaaaaataaaatataatactgaaataaaatatagttttagatgaatataaacacataaaaaaactttataatatttgtcatatgtttttatttagaaaaaactaaatagatttgaaaaaaatcaccaaagtttattatgtaaatggttctttttcattgtttttattcggtttaaccggttcaaccggtttattttgatCGGTTCAACCGGGTTTTTCCAAAAACCGGCCGGTTAATTcggttcagaaatcaatgtaaaaccggtgatagttgaaccatTCCCTCCTCCGGTTCCCGGTCAAACTGGTTCGaacggccggttcaaaccggtttttaaaacactgaCCACGTAAAAAGATGAAATTAGGAGCTTTGGGATCTTACCTACATTCTGTGGTTGAAGGAAATGAAGATGTTAGATGCGGCTTTTATCTTTATTTGAGCTTTCCACTATTGAAACTGTTGCAGTATAGGAATGAGTTTGATTTTTTGACACATCAACATTAAGGGTATTAttctaaataaaagaaaataacaaTGGATCGGGCTTTGTATTCATGGATTATGATCGGATAAAAACTGAAGAAACTCCAAGAACATACTGCAAGTTTCCTTCTTGTAATTCCTTTTTCAAAATAGAAAGAGTTGAGATTGATCCACCTGGCACGGGGCGGAGCTTcaacatttgatttttttttttttttttgggggggggggggggggggggggggcgaagtataatatgtataaaaatcggTGAACAGGGGGAGCCATGGCCAAAATTTGTATATTTTTGGGCCTAATATGTACAAAATTAAAGTAGAAGGgctatatataacaaaaaaaatcggggggggggggggggggggggggagcaaCCCCTATTGCCCCTATAAAGCTCCGCCCTTGCCGGCACCTATACGCAATCTCCTCTTGGATTGAATGTTATATTAAGCCAAAAATAGAAACATAAAaaaatttaagtgtaatttttgtaaGAAAAGATCCAAAATGTTATATAAGGAATGAGTTTAATAAAAAGGATATCTTTAGAAGACTTCCATGTTGCATTGTAATACGGCTCACCAAAAAAGTTCCCATGTTTTTTTAATGGGCATAGTTGCAAGTAAATGTATAAAAAAGTAAATACTGAATTGCCTATATGGTTTGGAGGTAATTTGTTTGTTTGGTtcgtaaatttttttttattagagattgtgcctattatatgttattcttttttttttttttttatgattaatcAAGTAATATACACTCAGTGGCAAATCTAGAACCAAAAACCACGTGGTTCCTTATGTAAGTGAAAACGAAAAATGAAGAGTAAATAATACTAGTGGTGGGCTAGCGCCTGGTGGAGGGGCAGTGTTGGGTGGGTGGTGATGGTTGGACAGTGAATAACATAGGGCGGAACTGGCGAAGGGGCGGCATTGGGCCGATAGCGATGGTCAGACGGCGAACAACAAGGAGCGAAACCAATGGCCGGGTAGGAGCAATCATTAGGGCGACATTGTATGATGCTTTAGAGATGTTGATCACGCCTCAGCCCAAGCGACGTTTCATATTTCAAGCCTATTTTGCTATTTTTTTccctttttagtttaattttaaatGGATGGACTATTGTCTAATTATTACATTTTCAGTGGATTGAGGTATTGAACTATTTTAAGTGGATTGAAATATAAACCATAGACTTCATACATTTTGATCCATTTTCTTTTGACAAAGTTTATAAGATAGGTCattgaaaaaatataaaatagttCCTATTTTTTTTCATGCATAATTTATactgtttttataaaaaataggTGGGTCCTAGGACCCACCTTCACAATACATAAATACACCCCTCTTTACACCCCACCCCCTAATCTCTTTTATTCTTCCACGCATTTGGTTCCATTATTATTGGAGTAAATTGCAACCACCGACTATATCATTATAGTAAATCACCATCACCTCTGCCACCGAAGTGAATCATCACCATCTTTTCCATCAGAAGAGCATCCATCGAACCTATTAAGACCCAAAAACTCATTCAAACCAAAAACTTATTCAAATCATAAATCAAATCGAAAAATTCAAACCATGTGTAGTTTTTATGCAAGTTGGCCGATGTGACAACGGTGGATACAAAGTTGATGATGGTGCAAATAGACGATGATGGTGTAGATGGACGGGTAATAGTGCAGATTGATGGAGCGGACATTTGATGGTGCAGATCAACGacatctaaaggttttcaaagacGATCGATAGTGTAGATCAACAGCTTTAAAGTGCATATAGGCAGCGCACGATGTTTTTCCGATGATGGTGGCCTGATAGTTCACTGATTTAAGGTTTCCTTCATTTAGTTTAGAAATAAGAGATTGAGAGATAATATATACATTAGACGATAGGTTTACAAGGATGGATGCATAATAGTGAATGTGGGGATAATAGTGAATGTTGGGTTGAGGGTTGggcttatttaatttattttagtgcttaaataaattacaatttaattaaaaaggTAATAGGTGAGGCCAATATAGTCTTTTCCATGTCTCGAGTCCAAAACTCAACAAAAACATATATAAATTCAAAAAACAAAATTAAGGATCCAACACAAACTATATCAAATCATATCAAACCAAATCGACCATTCGTGTAGTTTACTCAAATTTCAAACAGCCAATTTGATTGCATCATACGATTAATTATTCAATAAGTTTAATTATTTTCAAAATACATATCCAAACGTCTCCATAATACCTAACTCTTCAAATATCATATGGAAAAATTCGAATTGGATCGTAGTTGGGTATTCCAAATGCGATCTGATGCGTTGGGCCGTATGACAAATTAAAGCCCATTGTATGCATTTATTTTAACTTTTGTAATACTGTACTACTGTagttataattataattttaaaaataataaattgtatAGAAACTATTGTACTTTGTTTGTTTATTGTTCAACTATGGAAAGATTCTTTAAATTTTACCTATTGAGAGTTTATTCTTTTAAATCACTTACAAACTAAATTTACGATTTAACcatcaaaattttgatttaaagaaaatatCTTTAACCAGGTAATAATCATTAGTTTATGAAATTCAttatctagaaaaaaaaaacttacaatggtttcttttataaaaaaactctcaatatatatatatatatatatatatatatatatatatatatatatatatatatatatatatatatatatatatatatatatatatatatatatatatatatatatatatatatatatatatatatatacacacacactagccgtttacccgcacaAAGCGTCAGACGTAATAGTTTTTTCGGCAATTATTTATGTTCGGAAACATATATGATTGGGCACCCAACTTTGACAATAAGGTAATGAAAAAGTAAACTATTAGTTTGGAAAAACATATATGATTCGATAATTTGTTTATTTTCGGGACGAAAACCATCTATGTACCATATATGTAAGGAAAAAAATTGAACAAAAACCAAGAATTTGGAAACCAcatagaccatttatgtaattttatctaatatttattaagATTTTCAAATATAATTTCTTTTGTGAAACGTTGGGATTCTTTACAAATGCAAAATAACACATGATTGAGTGTGTATTATTGATCATGCAATACTTCTTTATACACCACATTTACAGTACAGACTTCACTACCATTGAATTGTTTATCATGATCACTAATACTTTTGTATTGGCACGTGATATCCCTCTGGATAATGCCCCATAAAGTTGTACATGCGAGAAAACCGATTCTAGAAGATGAATTCCTACATTTGGAATTGTTTGTCCTTGGGCTTTATCGATTGTCATCGCGAAACACAATCGGATTGGAAATTGTTTTCTCCTTAGCTTGAACGGGAACATGTCATCTTCAGACGGACATAGAGGAATCCTTGGCAAAAACACCCTCTTTCCAGCATGTTGACCAACAGCTATTTCGACATCAACTACATTGTGCTGAAAACCTTTACATATCAACCGGGTGCCATTACACAATCCATTTGATGGGTCGAGATTTCGTAATAGTATAATCGGGCATCCAACTTTCAGTCGTAGGTAGTGAGGGGGTAAACCACTAACACTGAGCGTGTTCAAGAATTCCACAGGATAGAAGTTATTTATATAGTCTACGGCTTCATCAAAACTATAGTAAATTTTCTCCTCTCCATGAAAGCGGCAGATCAATAAATCATTAATCTCATCAACACTATCATTTCTTGTGGATAATATTGCACGCGAAATAATATTATCGGATTGAGATATATTAATTTCCATGGATGGAAAGATCGCATCAATCAAAGCATTTAATGACTTTTTTTTTCAGTGAAGGGAATTACCATATCATCAGGGATGCGAATAAAGTTTCCATGCACTGTTTCTTCAACTCCATCACCGACACGTAATAGAAAGTCTGAGAACCATGGATCAGTTAGTGCTCTCATATTTATAGTTAACCTCAACTTGACAATCGAAGACCAAAGAGGCGACATTCGTATGCTAGAATTCACACATTGTGCTCGTGTTCCGCGTCTAACAACCGGCAAAACTTGTCTGAAATCACCTCCTAAAACCATTATCTTTCCACCAAATGGGAGCATCACCCCAGTTATATCTTTCATTGTACGGTCAACCGCCTCCAACGCATGTCTTTTAGCCATCGATGCTTCGTCCCATATGATTACTTTTGCAGTCCGAAGCAGTTGAGCAGTACCACTTTGTCTAGAAATCTTGTAGACCGAGTTAATTTCAAGATTAATAGGAAGTTTAAAGTGAGAGTGAGTTGTTCTCCCCCAGGCATGTTATTAGCCGCAACACCCGATGAAGCAGTTACTAGGGAAATATGACCACATGAACGAATATTAGCAAGTAAAGCTTTTTACAAAAATGTCTTTCCTGTTCCACCGGGACCGTCTAGAAGAACACTTCTGGAATATCATTTATTGACATGACGCATGATCTCATTATACACAAATTTCTGTTCAGGATTGAGAAAAGCTCGAGCTTGTAAATGTCCAGATTCTATAACTACAGAGCATTCCTCTTGTACCTCACGAAAATCTCAAAAATTCTAAATTGACATTTTCATTTATCTTTGGAAGATCAAAATCATCAATATTGTCACTCATAGATTGTAGGAATAGCTTAATTGTCGGTGAGGACCATATTTTGGGCTCTCTCAACACTTATATACCGTCGCTTATAATCTTATGAAAGAGCATTGTAGTGTTCATCCCATAGCTTATGAACATCTCCTAGCTCACAAAAAGTCAATATAGTTGCAAATAACCTTCTTAGACTATTGGGAAATTGAAATAAAAATGCCTTTGTAAGACATTGTGATAAACCATCATCAGACACTATTAACCCTCTTTCAAGAGCTGCTTTCCTAAATGTTGGGTGTTTTACATTGTTGACTGTGTAGAGATCTTCAAAACATGTAGGCCCACTAATATGAGATAAAAGTAGACGAACGTAGTATCGCTCTCCTTCAGCAGGATTGACAGAAACCAAACGACCTCGCATCAATCCTTGTTTTCGAAGATTCCAATGATGTAATCTCGTGTCCCacgtaatttttttttggaaaatttatgtatttatattctCTTGCACTGATATCTtctttattttttagaaaaaaacagTCAACATTAATCTCTTATC containing:
- the LOC111884569 gene encoding uncharacterized protein LOC111884569 encodes the protein MEINISQSDNIISRAILSTRNDSVDEINDLLICRFHGEEKIYYSFDEAVDYINNFYPVEFLNTLSVSGLPPHYLRLKVGCPIILLRNLDPSNGLCNGTRLICKGFQHNVVDVEIAVGQHAGKRVFLPRIPLCPSEDDMFPFKLRRKQFPIRLCFAMTIDKAQGQTIPNVGIHLLESVFSHVQLYGALSRGISRANTKVLVIMINNSMVVKSVL